The following are encoded in a window of Onthophagus taurus isolate NC chromosome 3, IU_Otau_3.0, whole genome shotgun sequence genomic DNA:
- the LOC111420074 gene encoding synaptic vesicle glycoprotein 2C-like isoform X1 has product MTSKTINKELINYEEPVDFETAISEAHFGKFNIFLILLIIASYFAINFDLTTMSYVIPIARCDLQITLEQAGLLNSITYLGMIPSAFIWGFMADTIGRKKIIVSCFAINAFFIILTGISQTYKMLVVLKFFSGFIISGPIGTLTSVLSEYHSSQYRAQVVLLIGLVYAAGNMVVPLLAWLIIPLNWNVKFLNGTLKSWNFFLMISSFPCIISSIGHFFIPENPKYLMTAGKNEEALRVFQKVFCLNTGKSPENYPVKKLINEDKRVESTSSIQALKNGVQQIKPLFQRDYLWNFLLIGLIQVGFVACMNSLRTWLPQIFTILTDYKTNNPNSDADFCKMIQNFTNINSTAELDNCNENPDSSVYINSSIIFTSTILAFLIIELTINKLGKKPILIVIGVISGLAGFFIYFSVNIAMMTALAAINTGLGTVCTDVLMTISVDVFPTSLRTVGLAIIFTMARVGILSGNMLFPVLLKIGCLPPFLTIGCTILICSMLVFLLPNTDNKALE; this is encoded by the exons ATGACTTCAAAAACGATTaacaaagaattaattaattatgaag aaccaGTCGATTTTGAAACGGCAATTTCTGAGGCGCATTTCggaaaattcaatattttcctcatattattaataatagcaAGTTATTTCgctataaattttgatttgacGACGATGTCTTATGTTATACCAATAGCTCGATGTGATTTACAAATAACTTTAGAACAAGCCGGACTTTTAAATAGTATTACATATTTAGGAATGATTCCGAGTGCTTTTATATGGGGTTTTATGGCCGATACGATaggaagaaagaaaataatcgtGTCTTGTTTTGCGATAAAcgccttttttattattttaaccgGAATTTCGCAGACTTATAAAATGTTGgtggttttaaaatttttttctggattTAT tATAAGTGGTCCCATTGGTACATTAACATCAGTGTTATCTGAATATCATTCCTCGCAATATCGAGCTCAAGTTGTGCTTTTAATAGGGCTTGTTTATGCGGCGGGAAATATGGTGGTGCCTCTTTTAGCCTGGTTGATAATACCGTTGAATTGGAACGTTAAGTTCTTAAACGGAACGTTAAAGTCGTGGAACTTTTTTTTGATGATAAGTTCGTTTCCTTGCATCATCAGTTCGATTGGGCACTTTTTCATACCGGAAAATCCGAAATATTTGATGACAGCTGGTAAAAATGAGGAAGCTTTAAGAGTTttccaaaaagttttttgtttgaataCGGGGAAATCCCCCGAAAATTATCCGGTTAAAAAGCTTATCAACGAAGATAAAAGGGTTGAGAGTACTTCTTCGATTCAAGCTTTAAAAAATGGGGTTCAACAAATTAAACCGTTGTTTCAACGAGattatttatggaattttttgttgattggtTTGATTCAAGTTGGATTTGTGGCGTGTATGAATAGTTTAAGGACTTGGTTGCCAcaaatttttactattttaacTGATTATAAGACAAATAATCCAAATAGTGATGctgatttttgtaaaatgattcaaaattttaCTAATATTAATTCGACTGCGGAATTAGATAATTGTAACGAg AATCCTGATAGCTCAGTCTACATAAACTCTTCAATTATATTCACCTCAACCATATTAGCCTTTTTAATCATCGAATTAACGATAAATAAATTGGGAAAGAAACCAATTTTAATCGTTATTGGTGTCATCAGCGGTTTAGCTGGATTCTTCATCTATTTCTCGGTCAACATCGCAATGATGACTGCTTTGGCTGCGATAAACACTGGCTTAGGAACTGTTTGTACTGATGTTTTAATGACTATTTCTGTTGATGTCTTTCCTACAAGTTTAAG AACTGTTGGATTAGCTATAATTTTTACCATGGCTCGAGTGGGAATATTATCCGGAAATATGCTTTTTCccgttttattgaaaataggGTGCCTACCACCGTTTTTAACGATAGGATGTACGATTTTGATATGTTCGATGCTAGTTTTTTTGTTACCAAATACAGACAATAAAGCGCTTGAGTAa
- the LOC111420074 gene encoding synaptic vesicle glycoprotein 2C-like isoform X2, translating into MTSKTINKELINYEEPVDFETAISEAHFGKFNIFLILLIIASYFAINFDLTTMSYVIPIARCDLQITLEQAGLLNSITYLGMIPSAFIWGFMADTIGRKKIIVSCFAINAFFIILTGISQTYKIISGPIGTLTSVLSEYHSSQYRAQVVLLIGLVYAAGNMVVPLLAWLIIPLNWNVKFLNGTLKSWNFFLMISSFPCIISSIGHFFIPENPKYLMTAGKNEEALRVFQKVFCLNTGKSPENYPVKKLINEDKRVESTSSIQALKNGVQQIKPLFQRDYLWNFLLIGLIQVGFVACMNSLRTWLPQIFTILTDYKTNNPNSDADFCKMIQNFTNINSTAELDNCNENPDSSVYINSSIIFTSTILAFLIIELTINKLGKKPILIVIGVISGLAGFFIYFSVNIAMMTALAAINTGLGTVCTDVLMTISVDVFPTSLRTVGLAIIFTMARVGILSGNMLFPVLLKIGCLPPFLTIGCTILICSMLVFLLPNTDNKALE; encoded by the exons ATGACTTCAAAAACGATTaacaaagaattaattaattatgaag aaccaGTCGATTTTGAAACGGCAATTTCTGAGGCGCATTTCggaaaattcaatattttcctcatattattaataatagcaAGTTATTTCgctataaattttgatttgacGACGATGTCTTATGTTATACCAATAGCTCGATGTGATTTACAAATAACTTTAGAACAAGCCGGACTTTTAAATAGTATTACATATTTAGGAATGATTCCGAGTGCTTTTATATGGGGTTTTATGGCCGATACGATaggaagaaagaaaataatcgtGTCTTGTTTTGCGATAAAcgccttttttattattttaaccgGAATTTCGCAGACTTATAAAAT tATAAGTGGTCCCATTGGTACATTAACATCAGTGTTATCTGAATATCATTCCTCGCAATATCGAGCTCAAGTTGTGCTTTTAATAGGGCTTGTTTATGCGGCGGGAAATATGGTGGTGCCTCTTTTAGCCTGGTTGATAATACCGTTGAATTGGAACGTTAAGTTCTTAAACGGAACGTTAAAGTCGTGGAACTTTTTTTTGATGATAAGTTCGTTTCCTTGCATCATCAGTTCGATTGGGCACTTTTTCATACCGGAAAATCCGAAATATTTGATGACAGCTGGTAAAAATGAGGAAGCTTTAAGAGTTttccaaaaagttttttgtttgaataCGGGGAAATCCCCCGAAAATTATCCGGTTAAAAAGCTTATCAACGAAGATAAAAGGGTTGAGAGTACTTCTTCGATTCAAGCTTTAAAAAATGGGGTTCAACAAATTAAACCGTTGTTTCAACGAGattatttatggaattttttgttgattggtTTGATTCAAGTTGGATTTGTGGCGTGTATGAATAGTTTAAGGACTTGGTTGCCAcaaatttttactattttaacTGATTATAAGACAAATAATCCAAATAGTGATGctgatttttgtaaaatgattcaaaattttaCTAATATTAATTCGACTGCGGAATTAGATAATTGTAACGAg AATCCTGATAGCTCAGTCTACATAAACTCTTCAATTATATTCACCTCAACCATATTAGCCTTTTTAATCATCGAATTAACGATAAATAAATTGGGAAAGAAACCAATTTTAATCGTTATTGGTGTCATCAGCGGTTTAGCTGGATTCTTCATCTATTTCTCGGTCAACATCGCAATGATGACTGCTTTGGCTGCGATAAACACTGGCTTAGGAACTGTTTGTACTGATGTTTTAATGACTATTTCTGTTGATGTCTTTCCTACAAGTTTAAG AACTGTTGGATTAGCTATAATTTTTACCATGGCTCGAGTGGGAATATTATCCGGAAATATGCTTTTTCccgttttattgaaaataggGTGCCTACCACCGTTTTTAACGATAGGATGTACGATTTTGATATGTTCGATGCTAGTTTTTTTGTTACCAAATACAGACAATAAAGCGCTTGAGTAa